AATCATAACTCAAAATAAAAGTacttatgaataaaaataaaaaagttacttTGAGTACTTACGTTGTCACAATTATTCCTTGCTGGCACTTTGTTCCTGTTATTGTAATTGATGCTGGTGCAACATATGGTGTCTCTGATAATACAAGCATCGCATCTTCAAAAGTATTTTCAAATTCAAGGGTTGCTCTTATTGTTAATGGAATAGAATTGAATTGATGATATAATatgaattttatattatctaaGTAATTTCCTTTACATCTTGAGTTAAGTgaaattgtaaatttatttatcttaacACCATTAACAATACCAATAAATCCACCATAATGATGAGAtgtaaaaagtatattaccattttgataaaaatttacaataaatgtcatattttttattaaatctttaaaaagaTAGTTAATCTTATATCCATggtatataaaagttttattgtCATGGAGAATAATTGATGATGACACAAAAGgtattaatttattcatattttcaCTAGCAattaaatcataaaaaatatttaatattaaaatttcacCAACAGTTGTATTGAGATGATGTGCTATTCCATAAATCTCCTCACGATAACGAAATGGTAACTTTGAAAATATAAGTAActcaattaaattaaaatgaacATTATCATTAACCTTAGAATCTAATTCTAATGATGATGATGGAAATATTACTGGAAGAATTACTtttgatgttttttttataagattaataatttcatcTTTATAATCATTAACAATTGCCACCCATCTATCTCTTGGTTTCGTTTCTAAgctaatattataaatttttaaaccatttataaaaagacaattaaaaataatataataaataaatagattgtaaaaatatttcatctctaaaatacattttaatgtataaaattaaaaagaatactTTTTGAAATgccttaaaaatatttttagataaataaaaagacatgaaaaataaaaagactttaaaataatatattatagttgaacaataaaaattcaattcccatgtttattgtataatattattatatttatctatattatttcttattttttttttgttactatttagttatataatggtcatttataataataataaaaaatgttactatggataatttaagtaatatgatatatattttttaaaaaataataaaatagaaaaaaatttttgatattaagattttaaattttttatatatatatttttaaaatgttctatcaaatatatttaattttgatattaatttttattaataaaggTAGGTATAATCAAAAAGTTGTagtaaaatatcattaaaaatagagGTTAACGGACTTGAATGCCAAAGATGTGAAGGATGGAGTGGAAGAAATCCAGCGGGATGGATAAGAGATGTAAACACTGAATGTGCTAATAGAAATAACCAATGTTatactaatttttattgtgtCAAAATTGTAAATCCAAAGGGTCGCCACACTACATATGAAACATACTCTTCTCAATGTTATGATTCAAGTCAACTTGTAACATATCCAGGACAAACTATatcaattgaaaaaaataaatgttatgaAGTTTCGGATGGTGGAAATCCAGCTagaataagaaaatattgtttttgtaGAGATAAGGATCATTGTAATGATAATAGTAGAATCACATTTAATaagattatattaataacaatagttacaaaaattatattaaatttcttttattaataaaattaaattcttttttaatataattaaagttttttttatcttcaatTTGTAAGTTAATTGAATACtccaaaaattaataatagtaatataaataaatattttatttatcttgaaaattgtttaacaattgtaatataattatatattacataataaaagtaagactatcaatttaaataaataaactatctttgataaatattattgtaagtttaaattttatattcattaaataaaaatctttttttttattgtgtAAAACTTGGTAATGGCATTCCACAACGATGTTGTCTACAAGTACAATTAGATGTATTTTGAACTATAGTAAAATATTCTGTtgaatttatatattgtttacttaatttttctaatgtCGTTAAAATATTGGCTGTATTTTTTCCTGTAAATCGTGGACGTCGATGTTGATCATccaaacattttaatataaattcccaactataaatattttaaaaaaaagaaattaaaaacaaatactTACTAGTCATCAGGAGTATGTTTTGGTCTTTTAAGTCCCCTATCCCTTTCACTTAAACTTTTTTGAATTTcttcaaaacttttttgatAATGAGGTTCAGCACCAAGTGTAGCACATTCCCAACCCAAAACACCAAACATATAAACATCCGCCTCAACACGATGTACACATTGTAAAAAATCTGCTGCACAAACAATTTCCGGAGGAAGATATGGAATTGGTAATCTTGGACCAAAATCTATAGGTAAACCAAAATCTCCTAATTTAGCAATACAATTTTCTAAATCTCTATGTGTAAGGAGGACATTTCTTGCAGCAACATCACCATGAGTAAATTCACTACCATCTTGATCTCTAGATtcatgaatatattttaatgccTCTCCAACTTGACTAAGAACATTTATAATTTGCCTaacataaactttttttccatacttttcattttcatttttagatgttcgaagatttttaaaaaattcagcCAATGAACCTCCACTTAACCATTCCATTGCAAACATTGGCCTAAAAGCAGAAAATGATAATCTACTTATGGcaattaatttaacaatattaggATGATTCAATCTTGATAGTCTTGCTGCTTCTTCTAATAAACCAATAGATTGTTGTGGAATTGGATAACTTAATTTAATTGCAgcacattttttttgtttaaaacgTGTTTGTGTTTTAGGATATACAAATCCTTTAAAAACAAATCCAATAGAACCTTGTCCTAATTTATGATCAGTTAATTCTATAAAAACATCATCAACTAAATATGGTtccaatattttttgtaatttttttaatctttttgtATAAGGAAATATTGTTTCAGGAACCGGTAAACACATTGATTTTctatctaaatttttttttttaaatttaataatattaaaaaattatataataacaaacttttataataccATGTTAAagctaatatatataataatccTAATGAAGCAAATGTTGTCCATGGAGATATATAagaattttgatataaacaTTCACGTTTTGTCTCATTTAATGatgtataattattatgaattatttctggaatattatttaatttcatagtatattatttataaatataacatataattttaaaactaatatattaagtaaaaattatataatgtttCTCTTTTAATTTGGAAAATTGAAGTAATTCACCACATCAAGGTCatcataatttataaaagtaaatatattttatattaaatcaatttattcatttatattttaaatcaaaataaattctttaataattttaaaataaatcaattttacttattttttttctttttgaaaaaaaatattttatgtaaaaaatttatagtaaaatataatacaatattgtaaatttataaaagagtaaatagttataaaaaaaaaattctacaatatttttttttacctttttaAGAGGTTAACTATAAAATAGGAAATAACGAAATaataagatatattattatttgtagtaaataatataactacATAAATTCAATATCATTTTACAgtaaaattgtaataaaaaatttaaaaaaaaaatttctaatatcAACAAATACAATTGTAAAagcaaatattaaaaaaaaattaaaagatatagaattagaaagatttttatttattatttgaagaaGATTTACTTCCTTTTCTGAGTAGTGGTTGAGACTCCAAATTAGATGGATTTTCATTATTCTTATTAtgattttcatttttatttactttaattaCTATAGCATCCTCATCATCATCTTCTACAATTGGAAATTTATTCATTGAATCATTACTCATTCCACCATATAATTCTGACATTTTATTAAGAGATGACTTAGATTCATGAGAAATATGTTTCCACATACTTGAACTATTTACTTCTTTTgacaaatttatattatgtgAAGGTCCTGAGATAGCTTTTAATGGAATTGAAACGACTTGACCATTATTAAATGGAATGTGAATGTGAGCTTCTGTCTTGACAGCACGAATAGTTCCTtgatttttatctaaatctAATTCTATTTCTTCTGCTGCTTTTAATGATACACGTCTAGCATCTTCTTTTCTTCTTAAATGAAAATCAGGCATTGTATCATCGAGGTATTTAAGATCTTTGGGATCAAAGAATTTTTCcattaattttcttatacCAACCATAACAACTAACATTATTGGAAATGCTATAGATATTGGTTTATATGATTTTACACCCCATAATATCATAAGGCATGCTGTTTGCCATCCAGTAAATGCATGAATAACTTTTATAGGTACATGTCTTATATAAATTGCATCTGGTTGATATTTCATAggcattaaaaataatttaagtcTTTCATATAATTGTATTCCACCAAGTGCTGATATACCCATATATAGGAAAACACCATATAAAACTGGCATAGGAAtgtatgataataattttgttatcaGAACTGACATTCCAATTAATGCAAATGTACATATTCCTGTTAATCGTTGTTCACGAACTCCTATAAATTGGGCAACCTCACCTGGTGCACGTGATTCTGACTCAATACGTAAAGAATTTACAtgattaattgataaaactGTTGCTGCTACATAAATAGGAAGTCCTAGAAGTCCTGCTAGAATAATAAGAATTGacaaaacaaataaatcTAAATGATATCCACaacctttttttaatttattttcttttctatTTACAATAACTGTAGTAATTTGTTGAtccataaatattaaaatacatgCTAATAATGCTGGAATAAATGCTACAGGAACAGTCCACCATGGATTACCATTAAATGGTGGAATAAACCAATTTCTACCTTCCCATGTTGGT
This Strongyloides ratti genome assembly S_ratti_ED321, chromosome : 2 DNA region includes the following protein-coding sequences:
- a CDS encoding N-acylethanolamine-hydrolyzing acid amidase, producing the protein MKYFYNLFIYYIIFNCLFINGLKIYNISLETKPRDRWVAIVNDYKDEIINLIKKTSKVILPVIFPSSSLELDSKVNDNVHFNLIELLIFSKLPFRYREEIYGIAHHLNTTVGEILILNIFYDLIASENMNKLIPFVSSSIILHDNKTFIYHGYKINYLFKDLIKNMTFIVNFYQNGNILFTSHHYGGFIGIVNGVKINKFTISLNSRCKGNYLDNIKFILYHQFNSIPLTIRATLEFENTFEDAMLVLSETPYVAPASITITGTKCQQGIIVTTDRYKTLSIRYINETIDNFILSNEEENSSQTKIILSEINYQMMNHSTKQNFGYILDRILKNNYTFNYNSSNIFQTIMSTNFPSYIYNYSRFIRQDD
- a CDS encoding Tyrosine-protein kinase receptor, with amino-acid sequence MKLNNIPEIIHNNYTSLNETKRECLYQNSYISPWTTFASLGLLYILALTWYYKNRKSMCLPVPETIFPYTKRLKKLQKILEPYLVDDVFIELTDHKLGQGSIGFVFKGFVYPKTQTRFKQKKCAAIKLSYPIPQQSIGLLEEAARLSRLNHPNIVKLIAISRLSFSAFRPMFAMEWLSGGSLAEFFKNLRTSKNENEKYGKKVYVRQIINVLSQVGEALKYIHESRDQDGSEFTHGDVAARNVLLTHRDLENCIAKLGDFGLPIDFGPRLPIPYLPPEIVCAADFLQCVHRVEADVYMFGVLGWECATLGAEPHYQKSFEEIQKSLSERDRGLKRPKHTPDDYWEFILKCLDDQHRRPRFTGKNTANILTTLEKLSKQYINSTEYFTIVQNTSNCTCRQHRCGMPLPSFTQ